One Rosa chinensis cultivar Old Blush chromosome 5, RchiOBHm-V2, whole genome shotgun sequence genomic region harbors:
- the LOC112168119 gene encoding pseudouridine-5'-phosphate glycosidase produces the protein MASASASSSSSALSRLSSISRHFNPSHPNKDGVALIKISPEVSEALSIGRAVVALESTIISHGMPYPKNLETAKEVEAIVRENGAVPATIAILDGTPCIGLTIEELERLARLGPRAQKTARRDIAHVVATRGNGATTVSATMIFAHMVGIPLFVTGGIGGVHQHGEHTMDISSDLTELGRTPVAVISAGVKSILDIPRTLEYLETQGVCVAAYKTNEFPAFFTEASGCKVPCRVDTPDDCARLIDANLKLELGTGMLIAVPIPKEHSASGNLIESAIQTALREARDKNITGNAATPFLLARVNELTGGASLASNIALVKNNALVGSKIAVALSQIRECCRKGGLE, from the exons ATGGCGTCGGCGTCGGCGTCGTCGTCGTCTTCAGCTCTCTCAAGACTGTCCAGTATCAGCAGACACTTCAATCCCTCCCACCCAAACAAG GACGGTGTGGCCTTAATCAAGATTTCTCCAGAGGTTTCCGAAGCTTTGTCAATTGGGCGTGCCGTCGTTGCTCTTGAATCCACCATTATTTCCCATG GGATGCCGTATCCCAAGAATTTGGAGACTGCAAAGGAGGTTGAGGCAATTGTCAGGGAAAATGGGGCTGTTCCTGCCACCATTGCTATCTTGGATGGCACACCTTGCATAG GTCTAACTATAGAAGAACTGGAGAGGCTTGCCAGATTGGGTCCAAGAGCTCAGAAGACAGCTCGAAGAGACATTGCACATGTT GTGGCAACCAGAGGGAACGGTGCAACTACTGTTTCTGCAACCATGATTTTTGCTCATATG GTTGGCATCCCATTGTTTGTAACGGGAGGAATTGGAGGAGTACATCAACATGGCGAGCATA CAATGGACATATCTTCTGATCTTACTGAGCTTGGAAGGACACCTGTAGCTGTCATCTCTGCTGGTGTAAAATCAATTTTGGATATCCCAAGGACCCTCGAATATTTG GAAACACAGGGAGTTTGTGTAGCTGCTTACAAGACCAATGAATTTCCAGCATTTTTCACAGAAGCAAGTGGCTGCAAG GTGCCTTGCCGTGTAGATACCCCAGATGATTGCGCTCGGCTTATAG ATGCAAACCTTAAACTTGAGCTTGGAACTGGAATGTTGATTGCTGTTCCAATTCCTAAAGAACACTCGGCTTCTGGAAATTTAATTGAGTCTGCAATACAGACAGCTCTTAGAGAAGCTAG GGATAAGAACATAACAGGCAATGCTGCTACTCCATTCTTGCTTGCAAGAGTAAATGAACTAACTGGAGGAGCATCTTTGGCTTCGA ACATTGCCCTGGTGAAGAATAATGCACTTGTTGGTTCTAAAATTGCTGTAGCACTTTCCCAGATCAGAGAATGTTGTAGAAAAG GTGGTTTGGAGTAA